A stretch of Drosophila gunungcola strain Sukarami chromosome 3L unlocalized genomic scaffold, Dgunungcola_SK_2 000002F, whole genome shotgun sequence DNA encodes these proteins:
- the LOC128257145 gene encoding heparan sulfate 2-O-sulfotransferase pipe-like translates to MAKEHVERDYAVVGSWEDTNITLTVLENYIPRFFRGAKLMYEMNNNKITNRNKNKRKPFIEPEVKEMIRKNFTNEYEFYYFCKQRLYKQYLALNLKELEKHGLLN, encoded by the exons ATGGCCAAGGAGCATGTGGAACGGGATTACGCTGTAGTTGGCAGCTGGGAGGACACGAATATAACCCTAACCGTTCTCGAGAACTATATTCCACGATTCTTTCGCGGTGCAAAGCTTATGTATGAAA TGAACAATAACAAGATCACCAATCGGAACAAGAACAAACGCAAGCCGTTTATAGAGCCTGAGGTCAAGGAGATGATTCGCAAGAATTTCACCAACGAGTACGAGTTTTATTACTTCTGCAAGCAGCGTTTGTACAAACAGTATTTGGCCCTCAATCTGAAAGAGTTGGAGAAGCATGGTCTTTTAAATTAG
- the LOC128257184 gene encoding cuticle collagen 34, whose product MSSHLEVRFANWIILVVLFGGVCAKDDASVPRLITLQTGSPAPAPPPQEVIIEEDYDHHHHHHPPAYPPSYPYPQPPPQPQHCHCPPGPPGPPGPPGQPGQKGYPGPKGSKGEPGEKGPKGDKGYHGMPGLPGPQGPPGYPGGSYPPYPYPPPPPPPGHGPGHGGGPKGPPRYYDQYYNEEDNEYGDERALRFFEEDQTDKQPLILAFSHYRNPFTTNANKRRN is encoded by the coding sequence ATGTCGTCGCATTTGGAAGTTCGCTTTGCGAACTGGATTATTTTGGTGGTACTTTTCGGAGGTGTTTGCGCCAAGGATGATGCCTCTGTGCCTCGACTTATTACCTTGCAAACTGGTAGTCCGGCTCCAGCTCCGCCGCCACAGGAAGTGATTATTGAGGAGGACTAcgatcaccatcatcatcatcatccgcCGGCTTACCCGCCCAGCTATCCGTATCCGCAGCCTCCGCCTCAGCCACAGCACTGCCACTGCCCACCGGGTCCTCCAGGTCCTCCTGGTCCACCGGGTCAGCCGGGTCAGAAGGGTTATCCCGGACCGAAAGGATCCAAGGGTGAGCCTGGCGAGAAGGGACCCAAGGGAGATAAGGGTTATCACGGTATGCCAGGATTACCTGGTCCACAGGGTCCACCTGGTTACCCCGGGGGATCGTATCCGCCCTATCCCTacccaccaccacctccaccaccTGGACATGGACCAGGACATGGCGGAGGACCAAAAGGACCTCCTAGGTATTACGATCAGTACTACAATGAGGAGGACAATGAATATGGCGATGAGCGAGCTTTAAGATTTTTTGAAGAGGATCAGACTGACAAACAACCCCTCATCTTGGCCTTCAGTCATTATAGAAATCCATTCACCACAAATGccaataaaagaagaaattaa
- the LOC128257183 gene encoding glycogen-binding subunit 76A translates to MNDPGDIPLTHTSTPDSRPPCSIISIIPTIGMSSCRGRAEAFARSLSSKLRTLGSQTTEEGEGNAEDEPIINGTSTNTWVNSHDSEQTVTDLQPLRHESDSFFDFDCELESPGSPVDECEYLRLIETASNTPHNSTAESGYACASMASSHSSSTDGPYFDATASGSASASASAITIAPTSATASASTSTAAAAQDQKLPASELKDYVNTLQLNGRHGLVNGVDEEEEAAGQDAIQPEDEAFLQAQILSELQQHSISLRVEEEKLTNGHLEDVKILEVAGPTNKAPEELHHDVFTERVEELTFTGGETPNDSVQKEISQEGATKESHQEVVPKECFQERVQEESFQKGVHEDIHNERVQERKVVVETPNDRVHEETPSDRVQEETPNERVQEESSNDKSPTVTSPERTPTEESSSPDRTTQETRDVELSPDSGVDETDKSASNLTVNVDVAQIEQAKQDATDAVEKSGATHSHGIDTTDDEDDCRPQRIRRCSSLKTGKTPPGTPGRKKIVRFADVLGLDLADVKTFLDEIPTIPKSAFEDLEILESEPPLQLGPKSDKLLMPLFQQPGGLPKFLDAVREKQVSLENAAVSDNINQTISGSVRVRNLDFHKSVHIRYSLDGWRSYADLQANYVENSCDGFSDIFTFVLFGNSLHVGQRLEFAVRFQCKGQQFWDNNYGANYCFQCLPSSTHATGTCSSTASPPSVVTGAVTTSGHPGASLVGLLSPTAGDAWCSSFY, encoded by the exons ATGAACGATCCCGGCGATATACCACTGACACACACCAGCACGCCGGACAGCAGGCCGCCCTGCAGCATCATCTCCATCATCCCAACCATAGGGATGTCCTCGTGCCGCGGAAGAGCCGAGGCATTCGCACGGAGTCTGTCCTCCAAGCTGCGCACCTTGGGATCACAG ACAACCGAGGAGGGCGAGGGCAATGCGGAGGATGAGCCCATCATCAATGGAACCAGCACGAACACGTGGGTCAACTCGCACGACTCGGAACAGACGGTGACGGACCTGCAGCCGCTGCGCCATGAGTCCGACTCCTTCTTCGACTTCGACTGCGAGCTGGAGTCGCCGGGGAGTCCGGTGGACGAGTGCGAGTACCTGCGCCTGATCGAAACCGCCTCGAATACGCCGCACAACTCGACGGCGGAATCGGGCTACGCCTGCGCCTCCATGGCCAGCAgtcacagcagcagcaccgaTGGTCCCTACTTCGATGCCACTGCATCTGGATccgcatcagcatcagcatccgCAATCACAATCGCACCCACATCCGCAACCGCATCCGCTTCCACATCCACAGCTGCAGCTGCCCAGGACCAAAAGCTGCCAGCCTCGGAACTCAAGGATTACGTGAATACGCTACAGTTGAACGGAAGACATGGACTGGTCAATGGGGTGGATGAGGAGGAAGAGGCAGCTGGCCAGGATGCGATTCAGCCGGAGGACGAGGCCTTCCTACAGGCCCAGATCCTCAGTGAACTGCAGCAACATAGCATCAGTTTGCGGGTGGAAGAAGAGAAGCTTACGAATGGACATTTGGAGGATGTGAAGATACTGGAGGTAGCTGGTCCTACAAACAAAGCTCCAGAAGAATTGCATCACGATGTCTTCACTGAGAGGGTTGAGGAGTTAACCTTTACTGGAGGGGAAACCCCTAACGACAGTGTTCAAAAAGAAATCTCACAGGAGGGAGCTACAAAAGAAAGCCACCAAGAGGTGGTTCCAAAAGAATGCTTCCAGGAGAGGGTTCAAGAAGAAAGCTTCCAGAAGGGGGTTCACGAAGACATACATAACGAGAGAGTTCAAGAAAGAAAAGTCGTGGTAGAAACCCCGAATGACAGAGTCCATGAAGAAACTCCCAGTGACAGAGTCCAGGAGGAAACCCCCAATGAAAGGGTTCAAGAGGAATCCTCCAATGACAAATCACCCACAGTCACCTCCCCCGAAAGAACCCCCACGGAGGAGAGCTCCTCCCCCGACAGGACAACACAGGAAACCAGAGACGTCGAACTTTCGCCGGATAGTGGCGTGGACGAAACAGACAAATCGGCCAGCAATCTGACCGTCAATGTGGACGTGGCCCAAATTGAGCAGGCCAAACAGGATGCCACGGATGCGGTGGAAAAGAGTGGGGCAACGCACAGTCATGGCATAGATACCACAGATGATGAGGACGATTGTCGACCTCAGAGGATCCGGCGTTGTTCCTCGCTCAAGACAGGAAAGACACCGCCTGGAACTCCGGGTCGCAAGAAGATCGTGCGGTTTGCCGATGTCCTTGGCTTGGATTTGGCCGATGTGAAGACCTTCCTGGACGAGATACCCACCATACCGAAGTCGGCGTTCGAGGATCTGGAGATACTGGAGTCGGAGCCGCCGCTCCAGCTGGGTCCCAAGTCGGATAAGCTACTGATGCCACTGTTCCAGCAGCCAGGTGGCCTGCCCAAGTTCCTCGATGCGGTGCGCGAGAAACAGGTGTCGCTGGAGAATGCCGCCGTTTCGGATAATATCAATCAGACGATATCCGGTTCGGTGCGCGTGCGCAATCTCGATTTCCACAAGTCAGTGCACATAAGGTATTCGCTGGACGGATGGCGGAGCTATGCCGATCTGCAGGCCAACTACGTGGAGAACTCGTGCGACGGCTTCTCCGACATCTTCACCTTTGTGCTGTTCGGCAACTCGCTGCACGTGGGCCAGCGGCTGGAGTTCGCCGTCCGATTCCAATGCAAGGGACAGCAGTTCTGGGACAACAACTACGGGGCCAACTACTGCTTCCAGTGTCTGCCCAGTTCGACACATGCCACCGGCACATGTAGCTCGACGGCATCGCCTCCGTCCGTGGTGACTGGCGCCGTTACCACCAGTGGCCATCCCGGTGCCAGTCTGGTCGGATTGCTAAGCCCCACGGCGGGCGATGCCTGGTGCAGCTCCTTCTACTAG
- the LOC128257144 gene encoding deoxynucleoside triphosphate triphosphohydrolase SAMHD1: protein MLIEDEVHGVIELPRHIQEIVKHPLFQRLKHVHQLGLIPWSLNRTANHKRYDHCLGAYKSAKDHLRAIERNSHYEPKLPDWCRQAVEIAALLHDIGHGPMSHAWELLCHHSFDHEENALACVDLIFNDALDQELVSLRDDGSGRGVQLIKALILGCSDSLSFPMMGHTYIFDIVHNRRCGLDVDKWDYLRRDNKRLQILSAVEMDFDDVFLQARISADGQRIEYRYQDYHRIYRLFEARSRLHVAAYQNPLTCAADVIFTKAVQRLAPELLNIRSKDPDWLKLTDELVLNIIEADPISRYIKEPQRIVEVSSDDCSGSNVIRVQRSIPGPWEAMKSEEAFAFFGNKRKKRPVNPCLNPTIINKCYKLE from the exons ATGCTCATTGAAGATGAGGTCCACGGTGTAATTGAGCTGCCCAGACATATACAAGAAATTGTGAAGCATCCTCTGTTCCAGCGTCTAAAACATGTTCACCAATTGGGTCTAATACCGTGGTCTCTTAATAGGACAGCCAATCATAAGCGCTACGATCATTGCCTTGg GGCCTACAAAAGTGCCAAGGATCACCTAAGGGCCATTGAAAGAAATTCTCATTATGAACCAAAACTTCCGGACTGGTGTCGTCAGGCAGTGGAAATAGCCGCCCTCCTTCACGATATTGGACATGGACCGATGTCACATGCCTGGGAGCTTCTATGTCACCATAGTTTTGAT CACGAGGAAAATGCCCTAGCCTGTGTGGATCTCATTTTCAATGATGCCCTTGATCAGGAGCTGGTCTCCTTGAGGGACGATGGAAGTGGCCGTGGAGTTCAATTGATAAAGGCTCTCATTCTGGGCTGCAGTGACTCCCTGTCGTTTCCCATGATGGGACATACCTACATCTTTGATATCGTTCACAATCGGCGCTGCGGATTGGATGTCGACAAATGGGATTACCTGCGCCGTGATAACAAACGCTTGCAAATTCTCAGCGCAGTCGAAATGGATTTTGATGATGTATTCCTTCAGGCTCGCATTTCGGCCGATGGCCAACGCATCGAGTATCGTTATCAGGACTATCATCGCATATACCGATTGTTTGAGGCAAGATCGCGTCTCCATGTTGCTGCTTATCAAAATCCCCTGACATGTGCCGCGGATGTTATTTTTACCAAAGCAGTACAACGTTTGGCCCCTGAACTATTGAACATTCGTTCCAAAGACCCAGATTGGCTTAAACTAACCGATGAActcgttttaaatattattgaagCGGATCCCATATCGAGATATATTAAGGAACCGCAACGAATTGTAGAAGTATCGAGTGATGACTGTTCCGGATCAAATGTAATACGGGTGCAGCGAAGTATTCCTGGACCTTGGGAGGCTATGAAATCCGAAGAGGCTTTCGCTTTTTTTGGAAACAAACG CAAAAAGCGTCCAGTTAATCCATGCTTAAATCCGACCATAATCAACAAGTGCTACAAGTTAGAGTAA